The following proteins are encoded in a genomic region of Methanoculleus bourgensis MS2:
- a CDS encoding M48 family metalloprotease has product MFATNDHSRLYRIFGELQEVGLIDRGRRLVQCPFTFSMRGCPALNSIRYRRAFYERNLSRASDDALRFVLLHEEGHVRMGSSRVSALLALPFLLYLILLHQPFPQVGGLPVGKVAFIVLLLLVVFFGYRAYYRRMYDEEFIADRYAADALRRCYQIRDPGTILQNLLSSLRAGAASARRKKRSGLRRIVPDLISSEPGYHPSISERVQSIRDLAGREDRIPVACHSDTDLSR; this is encoded by the coding sequence ATGTTTGCGACCAACGATCACTCCCGCCTATACCGGATATTTGGGGAACTCCAGGAAGTGGGATTGATCGATCGCGGGAGAAGGCTGGTACAGTGCCCCTTCACGTTCTCCATGCGGGGGTGTCCCGCGCTCAACAGCATCCGCTACCGGCGTGCGTTCTATGAAAGGAACCTCTCCCGGGCCAGTGATGACGCCCTTCGGTTCGTGCTGCTCCATGAGGAGGGGCATGTCAGGATGGGCTCTTCCCGGGTTTCCGCCCTCCTGGCACTGCCGTTTCTCCTGTACCTCATCCTGCTCCACCAGCCATTCCCACAGGTGGGCGGCCTGCCTGTTGGAAAGGTAGCCTTCATTGTTCTCCTTCTCCTGGTAGTTTTCTTCGGCTATCGGGCATACTACCGCCGCATGTACGACGAGGAGTTTATTGCCGACCGATATGCAGCAGATGCGCTGCGACGCTGCTACCAGATCAGAGACCCGGGGACCATCCTCCAGAACCTGCTCTCCAGCCTGCGGGCCGGGGCGGCGTCCGCACGCCGCAAGAAACGTAGCGGCCTCCGGCGGATAGTTCCGGATCTCATCTCCTCAGAGCCTGGCTACCATCCATCCATCTCTGAGCGCGTACAGAGTATCAGGGATCTGGCAGGCCGCGAGGACAGGATCCCTGTTGCATGCCACTCGGATACGGACCTCTCACGTTGA
- a CDS encoding ParA family protein codes for MLVITVVAFAHHKGGTGKTTSCLNVAGYLQKDGKRVLVVDCDPQANATAGLGINPETLELSMYDVFMSVFEGFPDVTINDVLVPTTSGVDLAPATLDLVGVEPYLYSIEDRAGLLREALAGVKDAYDFILIDTPPSMGQFVINGLVAADHTIVTLDPGTFALKGMEALSTVFGDIREMLGENVTADFAILTRWKGSGDQDAGTGGLALFLKRIFSPGPSVEEEKERERLKTFENEVRKAFKQVFTVSYSPAIYETQQHGLPISHYAPESDAGREYRAITTAIRELDEKRRM; via the coding sequence GTGCTGGTTATTACAGTTGTAGCGTTTGCTCACCACAAAGGTGGCACAGGAAAAACGACATCGTGTCTCAATGTCGCAGGATACCTCCAGAAGGACGGAAAAAGGGTTTTGGTGGTGGACTGCGACCCGCAGGCCAACGCCACTGCGGGGCTGGGGATTAACCCCGAGACCCTTGAGTTGAGCATGTATGATGTCTTTATGAGCGTCTTTGAGGGGTTTCCTGACGTAACAATCAACGACGTTCTCGTTCCCACGACATCGGGAGTTGACCTGGCTCCGGCAACCCTTGACCTCGTAGGGGTTGAACCCTACCTCTACAGCATCGAGGACCGGGCAGGGCTTCTCAGGGAGGCGCTCGCCGGGGTGAAGGATGCCTACGACTTCATCCTGATCGATACGCCCCCGAGCATGGGTCAGTTTGTCATCAACGGCCTTGTCGCTGCAGACCACACCATTGTCACCCTCGACCCCGGCACCTTCGCCCTCAAAGGTATGGAAGCGCTTTCAACAGTCTTTGGCGACATCCGGGAGATGCTCGGAGAGAACGTCACCGCAGATTTCGCTATCCTGACCCGCTGGAAGGGCTCCGGCGATCAGGATGCCGGGACAGGCGGCCTTGCCCTCTTCCTGAAACGGATCTTCTCTCCCGGTCCCTCCGTGGAAGAGGAGAAGGAGAGGGAGCGGTTGAAGACGTTTGAGAACGAGGTCAGAAAAGCATTCAAGCAGGTGTTTACGGTCTCTTACTCGCCTGCAATATATGAGACACAGCAACATGGACTTCCCATCTCCCACTACGCACCCGAGAGCGATGCTGGCAGGGAATATCGGGCAATAACAACCGCGATTCGGGAACTGGATGAGAAAAGGAGGATGTAA